The following proteins are encoded in a genomic region of Bosea beijingensis:
- a CDS encoding MalY/PatB family protein — translation MQLSHNFDERIDRRGTHSAKWDKMETVYGVSADSGIAMWVADMDFRPPACVQHALDGMNAHGIYGYFGDDRAYLAAIRWWMQSRHGWEVSPDSVFTTHGLVNGTALCVEAYTKPGDGVVLMTPVYHAFARIVTASGRNVVECPLALEQGRYVLDVPAWDAAMTGKERMLILCSPHNPGGRVWTRDELRAIADFCKRHDLILVSDEIHHDLVMPGHKHMVMPVAAPEIMDRLVMMTATTKTFNIAGAHIGNVIIPDERLRTLFRGRMDALGISPNSFGMAMATAAYSPEGAAWVDALNLYLDGNRRIFDAGINAIPGVRSMPLESTYLAWADFSGTGMDPAEFTARVEKQAKIAVNHGPTFGEGGESFLRFNLATPRDVVSEAVERLKLAFADLQ, via the coding sequence ATGCAGCTTTCCCATAATTTCGACGAGCGGATCGATCGCCGCGGCACCCATTCGGCCAAATGGGACAAGATGGAAACCGTCTATGGCGTCTCGGCGGATAGCGGCATCGCGATGTGGGTGGCCGACATGGATTTCCGTCCGCCGGCCTGCGTGCAGCACGCCCTCGACGGCATGAATGCCCACGGCATCTACGGCTATTTCGGCGATGACCGCGCTTATCTCGCTGCGATCCGCTGGTGGATGCAGAGCCGCCACGGCTGGGAGGTCTCGCCGGATTCGGTCTTCACTACGCATGGCCTGGTCAACGGCACCGCGCTTTGCGTCGAGGCCTATACCAAGCCCGGCGACGGCGTCGTCCTGATGACGCCGGTCTACCACGCTTTCGCGCGCATCGTGACCGCGTCTGGTCGGAACGTCGTCGAGTGCCCGCTGGCGCTGGAGCAGGGCCGCTACGTCCTCGACGTCCCCGCCTGGGACGCCGCGATGACCGGCAAGGAGCGCATGCTCATCCTCTGCTCGCCGCATAATCCGGGCGGGCGCGTCTGGACGCGCGACGAGTTGCGGGCCATTGCCGATTTCTGCAAGCGCCATGACCTCATCCTGGTCTCGGACGAGATCCACCACGACCTGGTCATGCCCGGGCACAAGCATATGGTGATGCCGGTCGCCGCGCCCGAGATCATGGACCGCCTGGTCATGATGACGGCGACGACCAAGACCTTCAACATCGCGGGCGCCCATATCGGCAATGTGATCATCCCCGACGAACGGCTGCGGACGCTGTTCCGCGGGCGCATGGACGCGCTCGGCATCTCGCCGAATTCCTTCGGCATGGCGATGGCGACCGCCGCCTACAGCCCCGAGGGCGCGGCCTGGGTCGATGCGCTCAACCTCTATCTCGATGGCAATCGCCGCATCTTCGATGCCGGGATCAACGCGATTCCGGGCGTGCGCTCGATGCCGCTTGAATCGACCTATCTCGCCTGGGCGGACTTTTCGGGCACGGGCATGGACCCGGCCGAGTTCACCGCGCGCGTCGAGAAGCAGGCAAAGATCGCCGTCAATCATGGCCCGACCTTCGGCGAGGGCGGCGAGAGCTTCCTGCGCTTCAACCTGGCGACGCCGCGCGATGTCGTTTCGGAGGCGGTCGAGCGCCTGAAGCTTGCCTTCGCCGACCTGCAATGA
- the ltaE gene encoding low-specificity L-threonine aldolase, producing the protein MIVDDFRSDTVTRPGEGMRAAMAAAEVGDAVYDDCPTTKRLEAMTAERLGKEAALFFPTGTQANLAGMMAHCGRGEEYIVGQMAHTYRLEGGGAAVLGSIQPQPLPNEADGTIALDAIANAIKPNDFHFAMTRLLALENTFNGQVLPDAYLEAATGLARSRGLATHLDGARLMNAAAASNRDAAWIAGQFDTVSLCLSKGLGAPVGSILVGPRDFIEKSRRIRKMLGGGMRQTGVIAAAAIYALEHNVSRLGEDHRRAAALAEVLARFPELGAGPARTNMVFMSPKALDTAAFAGFLRERGIAVSGRYGTLRWVTHLDVSDASVSRVAEACESFFDSKPASAGAKLHA; encoded by the coding sequence ATGATCGTGGATGACTTCCGCTCGGATACGGTGACGCGCCCCGGCGAGGGGATGCGTGCCGCCATGGCGGCGGCTGAGGTCGGCGACGCCGTTTACGACGATTGCCCGACGACGAAGCGGCTGGAAGCCATGACAGCCGAGCGGCTCGGCAAGGAGGCGGCCCTGTTCTTTCCGACCGGCACGCAGGCGAACCTCGCGGGTATGATGGCTCATTGCGGTCGCGGCGAGGAGTATATCGTCGGGCAGATGGCTCATACTTATCGGCTGGAGGGCGGCGGCGCGGCCGTGCTGGGCTCGATCCAGCCGCAGCCCTTGCCGAACGAGGCGGATGGCACGATCGCGCTCGACGCCATCGCCAACGCGATCAAGCCGAACGATTTCCATTTCGCGATGACGCGCCTGCTGGCGCTGGAGAACACCTTCAACGGTCAGGTCCTGCCCGATGCCTATCTGGAAGCCGCGACCGGGCTCGCCCGCTCGCGCGGCCTTGCCACCCATCTCGACGGCGCCCGCCTGATGAACGCCGCCGCAGCGAGCAACCGCGATGCGGCCTGGATCGCCGGCCAGTTCGACACGGTTTCGTTGTGCCTGTCGAAGGGGCTGGGCGCGCCCGTCGGCTCCATCCTCGTCGGCCCCCGGGATTTCATCGAAAAGAGCCGCCGCATCCGCAAGATGCTCGGCGGCGGCATGCGCCAGACCGGCGTGATCGCGGCGGCCGCGATCTACGCGCTGGAGCATAACGTCTCCCGGCTCGGCGAGGATCATCGGCGCGCCGCGGCGCTGGCCGAGGTGCTGGCCCGTTTTCCGGAGCTCGGGGCAGGGCCGGCCCGCACCAACATGGTGTTCATGTCGCCGAAGGCGCTCGACACCGCAGCCTTCGCCGGCTTCCTGCGCGAGCGTGGGATCGCCGTCAGCGGGCGCTACGGCACGCTGCGCTGGGTAACCCATCTCGATGTGAGCGACGCCTCCGTCTCGCGCGTTGCGGAAGCCTGCGAAAGCTTCTTCGACAGCAAGCCGGCATCGGCGGGAGCGAAGCTGCACGCCTGA